One part of the Nematostella vectensis chromosome 8, jaNemVect1.1, whole genome shotgun sequence genome encodes these proteins:
- the LOC5505345 gene encoding proline and serine-rich protein 1: MDPTAFAIVKNEVHRLPHVDDKIQAIVYAQGNLYAEQISELLSTMSFDDDKLKTLQNCVSKMLPASCMGVFPILRWFRSDRSRVQAVQVLAGYITDPMNFNSFNELFPYAPDREMIRRVMTNRTGPPPMAPQYGPETVGNPYPYGRPKPRLDPNDPAYQLVDKTVDAVASGISSFLAPRRSQGAVVVNTPGTVVYQTTTSTSYPGGMTVVNPGGATVVSGPGIRVVTTGAPQYHPYPQQQYYQLPPGAMPPPYKR; the protein is encoded by the coding sequence ATGGATCCAACAGCTTTCGCCATTGTGAAGAACGAAGTTCATCGTCTTCCGCATGTAGACGACAAAATACAAGCGATAGTTTATGCCCAGGGGAACTTGTATGCGGAGCAAATCAGCGAGCTTTTATCCACGATGAGCTTCGACGATGACAAGCTAAAAACTCTGCAAAACTGCGTATCGAAAATGCTCCCAGCCAGCTGCATGGGTGTTTTCCCGATTCTACGATGGTTCCGTTCAGATCGCTCGCGAGTTCAAGCGGTACAAGTGTTAGCAGGATATATCACTGATCCTATGAACTTTAACTCGTTCAACGAGTTATTCCCATATGCTCCAGATAGGGAAATGATCCGACGAGTTATGACAAATCGCACTGGCCCACCCCCCATGGCACCCCAGTATGGCCCTGAGACAGTTGGGAACCCTTACCCATACGGGCGACCCAAGCCAAGACTGGACCCTAATGACCCGGCCTACCAGCTTGTCGACAAAACTGTTGATGCTGTTGCAAGTGGCATCTCGTCATTCCTGGCACCTCGACGCAGCCAAGGTGCCGTAGTTGTTAACACCCCTGGCACAGTCGTTTACCAAACAACAACATCTACAAGCTACCCAGGCGGCATGACAGTGGTTAATCCAGGAGGGGCAACTGTCGTGAGTGGCCCTGGGATCAGGGTGGTGACTACAGGGGCACCCCAATACCACCCATATCCTCAACAGCAGTACTACCAGCTGCCTCCAGGTGCTATGCCGCCACCTTACAAGCGATAG